From one Lolium rigidum isolate FL_2022 chromosome 4, APGP_CSIRO_Lrig_0.1, whole genome shotgun sequence genomic stretch:
- the LOC124646544 gene encoding beta-hexosaminidase 3-like, with amino-acid sequence MAPALLRLLLALTVAACCAVAGAAAGGRRGRVDLWPMPASVSRGARTLYVAKDLRLSTAGSAYADRKAILAGAFTRMLAVVQMDHAINGSYAGLPVLAGVKVAVHSADDELKFGVDESYKLTVPATGTPIYAQIEAQTVFGALHALETFSQLCYFDFVLGVTGLHSAPWTIVDAPRFPYRGLLIDTGRHYLPIPVIKGVIDSMTYSKLNVLHWHMVDEQSFPLDIPSYPKLSNGAYSYSEKYTMNDALDIVQYAEKRGVNVLAEIDVPGHSRSWGIGYPALSPSATCQQPLDVSNDFTFKVIDGILSDFSKVFKFKFVHLGGDEVNTSCWTTTPRIKTWLLQHGMNESDAYRYFVLRAQQIAIKHGYDIINWEETFNNFGDKLDRKTVVHNWLGGGVAEQVVSAGLRCIVSNQDKWYLDHLDALWQGFYMNEPWTNIYNPEQRKLILGGEVCMWGEHIDASDIQQTIWPRAAAAAERLWTPLEKLAKDPSTVTARLARFRCLLNERGVAAAPLAGYGRTTPSEPDSCIRQ; translated from the exons ATGGCGCCGGCGCTGCTGAGGCTGCTGCTGGCGCTCACCGTGGCCGCGTGCTGCGCCGTCGCAGGGGCcgcggccggcggccgccgcggccgcgtCGACCTGTGGCCAATGCCGGCGTCGGTGAGCCGCGGGGCCAGGACGCTCTACGTGGCCAAGGACCTCCGGCTGTCCACGGCCGGGAGCGCCTACGCCGACCGGAAGGCCATCCTGGCGGGTGCCTTCACGAGGATGCTGGCCGTCGTCCAGATGGACCACGCCATCAACGGCAGCTACGCCGGCCTCCCCGTGCTCGCCGGCGTCAAAGTGGCCGTCCACTCTGCGGACGACGAG CTCAAGTTCGGGGTGGATGAGTCGTACAAGCTGACAGTGCCCGCGACCGGGACTCCAATCTACGCCCAAATCGAG GCCCAGACAGTTTTCGGGGCGCTCCATGCTTTGGAG ACATTCAGCCAACTGTGTTACTTCGATTTCGTTCTGGGTGTGACTGGGCTCCATTCGGCCCCTTGGACTATCGTCGACGCGCCCAGGTTTCCTTACCGAGGGCTTCTTATTG ATACTGGAAGGCATTATCTTCCTATCCCAGTAATCAAAGGTGTAATCGATTCAATGACCTACAGCAAGTTG AATGTTCTCCATTGGCACATGGTGGATGAGCAGTCCTTTCCTCTCGACATACCTTCATACCCAAAGTTATCGAATGGTGCATACTCTTATTCTGAAAAATATACAATGAATGATGCACTCGACATTGTACA ATATGCTGAAAAACGAGGTGTGAATGTCTTGGCTGAGATCGATGTCCCTGGCCATAGTCGCTCGTG GGGTATAGGATATCCGGCACTGTCACCATCAGCTACCTGTCAACAACCACTTGATGTCAGCAACGACTTTACATTTAAAGTGATCGATGGAATTCTGTCAG ATTTTAGCAAGGTTTTTAAGTTCAAGTTTGTCCATTTGGGAGGGGATGAAGTCAATACAA GTTGCTGGACTACCACACCACGCATTAAAACATG GTTGCTTCAACATGGTATGAATGAGTCGGATGCCTACAGATATTTTGTGTTGAGAGCTCAACAGATAGCAATAAAACATGGCTACGACATTATTAACTG GGAAGAAACATTTAACAACTTTGGGGACAAGTTGGACCGCAAAACTGTGGTGCATAACTG GCTCGGAGGTGGAGTTGCAGAGCAAGTGGTTTCTGCTGGTCTGAGATGCATTGTAAGCAACCAGGATAAGTGGTACCTAGATCACTTGGATGCTTTATGGCAAGGATTTTATATGAATGAACCATGGACAAATATCTACAACCCGGAACAACGGAAGTTGATTCTTGGTGGTGAGGTATGCATGTGGGGTGAACACATAGATGCATCTGACATTCAGCAAACCATTTGGCCCCGTGCTGCGGCAGCTGCAG AGCGGCTGTGGACACCCCTTGAGAAGCTCGCAAAGGACCCATCAACAGTCACTGCAAGATTGGCACGTTTCAGGTGTTTGCTGAACGAAAGAGGGGTCGCTGCTGCACCGCTGGCTGGCTATGGCCGCACGACACCATCAGAACCAGATTCCTGTATAAGGCAGTAG